The Candidatus Hydrogenedentota bacterium nucleotide sequence GATTGCGGTGTCAGCATCTCGTCCTGCAGCGGGGCGGTTGCGCTGTTGAAAAAGCTTGGTACAAACTCCGGTACCTCACCTTTCAGCATTCTGATATAGTTTTCTTTCGGCGTTATTGTACCCATATGTCTTTCTCCTCAGTCACGGTTGCCTAAGTGCGGAGCCTCGTTTGGCGGGGGTGGATTCAGCATACCCATGCGAAACTCCTCTCCTGTACTCTTGCGTTTCCAGATTGTACTGATCCGCTGTTTCGCCGGCATGACCAACGTCAGCGCGCCTGCCGGGCATTCCTGCACGCATCCGCCGCAGAACCAGCATTCCTCCGCGAACAGCACAATCGGCTCTTTACCCTTTACTGGATTAGGGATCATTACATCAAGTGGACATGAGTTCACGCAGATGTTGCATCCCCTGCATTTTTCCTTATCAAATTCCAACACTTTACAGGGTCCGGACATACTCGGGTACGAATACGTCTGCATTTCTATTCTCCTTTCCTCAATCAAGCTCCGCGTACCGCGTGTAGTTTTCGCGAAGGCTGTCCGAATATGGCGCCTGCTTGTGG carries:
- a CDS encoding 4Fe-4S binding protein, encoding MSGPCKVLEFDKEKCRGCNICVNSCPLDVMIPNPVKGKEPIVLFAEECWFCGGCVQECPAGALTLVMPAKQRISTIWKRKSTGEEFRMGMLNPPPPNEAPHLGNRD